A DNA window from Sphaeramia orbicularis chromosome 22, fSphaOr1.1, whole genome shotgun sequence contains the following coding sequences:
- the lingo2b gene encoding leucine-rich repeat and immunoglobulin-like domain-containing nogo receptor-interacting protein 2b, producing the protein MRQPAPHHCHLFLGGALLLLLARSALSCPARCECSAQSKSVSCHRKRLPTIPEGIPIETRVLDLSKNKLRIITPDNFSSFQQLEDLDLSDNLISVVEPGSFRSQLALRSLNFRSNLLQLVPAGVLSGLTNLTRLDLSHNRLVVLLDHAFQDLRKLTSLEVGDNELVFISQRAFTGLLGLQSLTLERSNLTVVPTDALAHLHNLVELRMRYLSISFLKPFSFKRLSRLRQLEIDYWPWLDALPPHSLHGLNLTTLFITNTNLSAFPGTALRNLPYLTHLNLSYCRIKHIQQGELGQLPHLVELRLQGSQLISIEPFAFAGLKSLQLLDVSHNRLDSLERGVFASPDGLQRLCLGGNPLVCDCRLLWLLNSHKPPSLQILDVQPECSAPEHLMGKTLRDLKEPLVSRYMTCTKPRIGPNTTQLLMADEGQPARLSCMAEGAPRPSVVWITPHRRYITAKSSGRVEVQPDGTLEIKAAELHDSGVYLCIASNPAGNASLSASLAVKSLGIGDRSHYSNRSSNYLTDSNSTWGNGTVLYNMTVPIDIKTIIISTAMGCLSFLGVVIFCFLLLFAWSRGKGRHKSNFDIEYVPRKSNGAAADVAETSGPRRVNMKMI; encoded by the coding sequence ATGCGACAGCCAGCGCCGCACCACTGCCACCTGTTCCTGGGCGGGGCCTTGTTGCTTCTCCTGGCCCGCTCAGCCCTGAGCTGCCCCGCCCGCTGCGAGTGCTCCGCCCAAAGCAAGTCGGTCAGTTGTCACCGAAAGCGTCTGCCCACCATCCCGGAAGGCATCCCCATCGAGACACGCGTTCTGGACCTCAGCAAAAACAAGCTACGCATCATCACACCAGACAACTTCTCTTCGTTCCAGCAACTGGAAGACCTTGATCTTAGTGACAACCTCATCAGTGTGGTCGAACCTGGCTCATTTCGCTCTCAGCTTGCTCTCCGCTCTCTCAACTTCCGCAGTAACTTGCTTCAGCTGGTCCCTGCTGGTGTTCTGTCAGGCCTCACCAACCTCACCCGCCTTGACCTCAGCCACAACCGGCTGGTAGTCCTTCTTGATCATGCCTTTCAAGATCTGCGCAAGTTGACATCCTTAGAAGTTGGTGATAATGAACTGGTTTTTATCTCTCAACGGGCCTTTACAGGATTACTTGGACTGCAAAGTTTGACACTAGAACGTTCTAATCTGACCGTAGTCCCTACTGATGCTCTTGCACATCTGCACAACCTGGTTGAATTGCGAATGCGCTACCTGAGCATTAGTTTTCTAAAACCTTTCTCTTTTAAAAGGCTATCACGCCTCCGCCAACTAGAGATTGATTACTGGCCCTGGTTGGATGCACTGCCTCCACACTCACTGCATGGCCTCAACCTCACTACATTGTTCATAACCAACACTAACCTGTCTGCCTTCCCTGGCACAGCATTGCGCAACCTACCCTACCTCACACACCTCAACTTATCCTACTGCCGCATCAAGCACATCCAGCAGGGAGAACTGGGCCAACTTCCACACCTGGTGGAGCTCCGCCTCCAAGGGTCTCAGCTGATTTCTATTGAACCCTTTGCCTTTGCAGGCCTCAAATCTTTGCAGCTACTGGATGTGTCACACAACCGCCTGGACTCTCTGGAGAGGGGAGTGTTTGCCTCACCAGACGGCCTCCAGAGGCTTTGTCTGGGTGGAAACCCATTAGTGTGCGACTGTCGATTGCTCTGGCTGCTGAATAGCCACAAACCACCGTCTCTGCAGATTCTCGATGTCCAGCCTGAGTGCAGCGCCCCCGAGCACCTCATGGGGAAAACTCTGCGTGACCTGAAGGAGCCACTGGTTTCCAGGTACATGACCTGCACCAAGCCACGGATTGGACCTAACACAACACAGCTGCTGATGGCCGATGAAGGTCAGCCAGCTCGCCTGAGCTGTATGGCAGAGGGAGCACCTCGGCCCTCAGTGGTCTGGATTACACCTCACAGACGCTACATCACAGCCAAGAGCAGCGGTAGGGTGGAGGTCCAACCAGATGGTACCCTGGAGATCAAGGCAGCAGAGCTGCATGACAGCGGGGTGTACTTATGTATTGCCAGTAACCCTGCTGGCAATGCTAGCCTGTCGGCCTCTTTAGCTGTGAAGAGTCTGGGCATTGGGGACAGATCTCACTATAGCAACAGGAGCTCAAACTATCTGACAGACTCTAACAGCACTTGGGGGAATGGAACAGTACTGTACAACATGACAGTCCCCATAGACATTAAGACTATAATTATATCTACAGCCATGGGCTGCCTGTCATTCCTAGGTGTGGTTATTTTCTGTTTCCTGCTTCTTTTTGCCTGGAGTCGAGGGAAAGGACGCCATAAGAGCAACTTTGATATTGAGTACGTCCCACGTAAATCTAACGGAGCAGCAGCAGACGTGGCAGAAACAAGTGGACCACGACGGGTCAACATGAAGATGATCTGA